In Ktedonobacterales bacterium, the genomic stretch CAGCGATATACCGCGTCAGAATCCCACCTTCCGACAGGGAACCGACCCCTGGACCAATGAGCCGCTGCTGCTGGTTCCGGCTATCCGGCCAGACATTGCTATTCTCCAGGTCCAGCGCGCCGATAGCGAAGGGAACGCCCACGTCTGGGGCTGCCTGGGCATCTGCGAGGAAGCAGCGATGGCCGCCCAGGGTATTATTCTGGTCGCCGAGGAGATTGTTTCGCCTGAAACAATCTTCAGCGATCCGAATCGTGTCCTGACGCCTGCGGTGAAGGCGCTGGCAGTGGTCCATGAGCCTGGCGGCGCGCACCCCGCGCCTGTGCAGGGCTATTATAACCGCGATCACGGCGCCTTCCGCGAATACCACACCAGGACGCGCAGCCTGGAAGGCTTTGAGCAGTGGCTCGCTGAATGGGTAACTGGCATCGCCAACCGCCAGGAGTATCTGGCGCATCTCGGCGCAGAGCGATGGCAAAGCCTGGCCGTCAAAGAGCATCGCTATGCCGCGCCGACGGATTACGGATACTGAGCAACGAACAGAGGAGCCGCTGCATGCCTGAGTATACCCCCCAGGAATTGATGGTCGTCTGCGCCGCGCGCGAGATTCACGATGGCGAAGTCGTGTTTGTGGGGATGCGCCTGCCCTTGCTGGCGTTCGCATTGGCGAAGCGAACTCACGCACCTGGCGCCATTGGACTCTTTGAAAACGGGTTGATGCGCGACAGCCCTTCCGCTGAACTGCTCTATACGATGGGTGACGCGCCCAACATCCTGGGCGCGCAATGGGCCACGCGCATGCTCAACATCATGGGATTGCTGGCGCAGGGCCGGGCAGATTTGGGATTCATTGGAGGCGCGGAAATAGATCGCTTTGGCAACCTCAACACCTCGCGCATTGGCGATTGGCAGCGCCCGTCAGTCAAGCTGCCCGGCAGCGGCGGCGGCGCCGACATCGCTTCGCTGGCGGGGAGGCTGGCCGTCATCCTGGCGCACGATAAGCGCCGTTTCCGCGAGCGTGTGGATTTTATTACCAGTTCCGGCTATGGCGAGGGCGAAAACTGGCGGCAGCGTGTCGGCTTGCCGCGCGGCGGACCCAGCGCCGTCATCACCACGCTGGGTGTGCTGGGCTTTGATGCTGAAACCGGGGAAGCCTTTTTGCGATCCTATCATCCCTTCACCAGCGCCGACGAAGTACAGGCGAATACTGGCTGGGCGCTGCGCTGCTCGCCTGAACTTGCGCCAACGCCCGCGCCTACCGCTGATGAACTCAGGATTATCCGCGAATGCGACCCACAGGGCTTCTGGACCCGTTAGAAACAAGCGAAGCAACACCCCAGGAGAAGGGGCGTGTGTTTCTTTGCACGCCTCTTCTCCTGCTTAGCCGATGCTCAGCGGCCACGCGCGCGACGAACGCGCAGGGCAGCAGTGACGCCGCCAGCGATGAAGACTAGCGAGAGCAAAGCAACCAGCAGAAACGCCGACGTGCCGCCACTTTCCACATCGCTCTGTGGGCCACTCCCTGGGCCACCGCCAGTATTCGGCCCTTTGCATGGAACACTGCCAGTTGGCGTCCCATTGCAGGGAGGCAGCGTAGGTGTTACATCGTTAGAGGGGGGGGTGGGTGAAGGAGTCACAGACGGCGTGGTGGGCGTAGGTGTCGGCGTCACAACAGCCGTCGTCGGTGTCGGGGTGGGCGTACTTATCTGACCCTGGGGACCACCACCTGGGGTCGCAGTTGCCTCGGCAATTGTGCCAGGCGTACCATTAGCCACAGCCACCAGAACGAAACAGCACGAGAGCAGCAAACCGGCAACAATAATAAAGATAACCGTAAGGTTGCGTACTCCGCCATGACCGCCGAAAACTCGCGCGATCCGCCTACAAAACTGCCTTATCATGACGACCTCCAATAAATCCTCTTATCAGGCAAAGCCAATAGCATCAGCCCTATACCATACGACCTGTAAGTATAAAAGTGGCTCCTCCTCTGATGATCCCCAAGCCCGCTTAGTATAACGCAGCCTTTTAGAAAAAGCTAGCCCCTCTGGCGTCTTTTTCTGTGCTGGCCGATCCTATCGTCTCATCAGCGGGGCCGCCTGTCGCCTCTTGTGTGCTATAATGACAGAGAATTGATGGGGAACTGGCTGCGACAACCGCCTCTTCCCATTCGTTGATAGAGCGTGAGCAAGGGTAAAGGTTCTCACGCTGCGGGCCTGCTCAAAATAATACTGCTTCTCTATAATCAAACAACGAGCGAAACGCCAAATCGTCGCGCTGCTGCACGAAATAAAGGGGTGATTGGCGCCAATGAGCATTATCACAAAGATTATGGGTGATCCGAACGAGCGCGAGCTGAAGAAAATCCGACCCATCGTTGTCCGCATCAACGACCTGGAGCCGGAGATAGAGAAGCTGAGCGACGAGGATTTGCGTGCCAAAACCGCTGAGTTCCGTCAATTGATTGACGCTGCTGTTGAAGATGCCGAGGATGATGAGGAGCGCGAAAAGCAGCGCGATGAGATCCTCGAAGAATTACTCCCGGAGGCGTTTGCTGTCGTGCGTGAAGCGAGCAGGCGCACCATCGGCCTGCGCCATTACGATGTGCAGATGATTGGCGGCTTCGTTCTCCACCAGGGCAAGATCGCCGAAATGCGCACTGGCGAAGGCAAAACGCTGGTCGCCACGCTGCCATCCTATCTGAACGCCCTGCCGGGCCTGGGCGTGCATGTGGTCACGGTCAACGACTACCTCGCCAAACGCGACCGCGAATGGATGGGGCGCATCCACGAGTTTCTAGGGCTAAAGGTTGGCGTCATTCTGACCACGCAGAACCCCCAGGGGCCAGAACGCCGCGAAGCCTATCAGGCCGATATTTCTTACGGTACCAACAACGAGTTTGGCTTCGATTATCTGCGCGACAATATGTCGCCCGATCTGGTCTACTGCGCCCAGCGCCCGCTCAATTACGCTATTGTAGACGAGGTAGACAACATCCTGATTGACGAGGCGCGCACCCCGCTGATCATCTCAGGGCAGGCCGAAGAATCTGCCGAGATGTACGCCAGATTCGCCAGGCTGGTTCCGCGCCTGAAAGAAGAGGACGATTATCTCGTTGATGCCAAGTCACATACGGTTGCCATCCTCGACGCTGGTATTGAAAAGATGGAGCGCGTGCTGGGCGTCAAAAATATTTATGCCGATATGCACCTGACGCGCTATCTGGACAACGCCCTCAAAGCCCACGCGCTCTTCAAGCGCGATAAGGACTATATCGTCAGAGATGGCGAAGTGATTATCGTTGATGAGTTTACAGGTCGCCTGATGATTGGCCGACGCTACAACGAAGGGCTGCACCAGGCTATCGAAGCCAAAGAAAACGTCAAGGTCCAGAACGAGAATCGCACGATTGCCACCGTCACCTTCCAGAACTATTTCCGCCTCTATAAGAAACTGGCAGGCATGACCGGCACAGCACTCACAGAGGCCGAAGAGTTCAACAAAATCTACAAACTGGATGTGATGGTCATTCCCACACACAAGCCAATGATCCGCGATGACATGGCCGACCTGATCTATAAGACGGAAGAGGGCAAGTTTGACTCCGTGGTCGAAGAGATCAAAGAGCGCCACGAAGCCGGGCAGCCGGTGCTGGTGGGTACAACCTCCGTCGAACTCTCGGAATACCTCGCGCAAAAGCTGAACCGCCAAGGCATCGAGCATAACATTCTGAACGCGAAGTTCCATGAAAAAGAGGCGCACATCATCGCCAATGCCGGGCGCAGCGGCGCTGTGACCATTGCCACTAACATGGCCGGTCGCGGCACCGACATCCTGCTGGGCGGCAATCCCGCCGAATTTGTCGAGAGCATCCTGCATGAGTGGGACATTGATCTGGAGATGGCAACCGAAGATGACCGCGCAGACGCGCTCGCAGAGGCCCAAAAACGCTGCGAAGAGGACCGCAAGCGCGTGCTGCGTGTCGAGCAGCTTCGCGCCTGCCAGACCGTCGAGCAGCATCTCAAAGACATCCTGGCCGAACGCAAGATCGGCCCGGACGAAACCACCAGCGAGCAGCGCCAGAAAGCCGAGGCCGACGCCCGCAAACGCTACGTCCGCTTTATGCGCGCGTGGGAAGACGATGTGCTGCGCGAAAAAGAGATTGACCCGGCGGAGGCCACCCCGGAACAGCGCAAGTCAGTCGCCAAAGAAGCCGACCGCCGCCGGGCCGAGCAGTACGAGCGCGAACTTACTATGTGCGGCCTACACATTATTGGCACAGAGCGCCACGAGGCGCGGCGCATTGACAATCAGTTGCGGGGCCGCTCTGGCCGCCAGGGCGACCCTGGCTCTTCGCGCTTCTATCTCTCTCTCCAAGATGAACTGATGCGCCGCTTTGGCACTGATCGCGTCTCTCGCCTGATGGATATTGTGGGCATGGATGACAGCATACCTATCGAAAGCCCACTGGCGAGCAAGTTCATCGAACAGGCGCAGACCAAAGTCGAAGGCTTCAACTTCGATATTCGCAAAAACGTGGTTGATTATGACGATGTGATCGCCAAGCAGCGCGAGGTCATCTACGCTGACCGGCGCGAGATTCTGGAACACGCCAACCTGCACCCCAAGATTCTGCAAATGATCGAAGCAGAGATCGAGCGCCTGGTGGGCATCCATACCCAGGCCAACGCCCCGGAAAACTGGGGGCTGGATGAATTGATTCAGGCGCTCAAGCCCTGGTTCGAGGTACCTGATGAGATATTCCCCGACAACCTCAACACCCTCAAGCGTCAAGACCTCACCGACAGTCTGATCGAACTGGCGCATCAGGCATATGAAGCCAAAGAGGAGAAGGTTCGCCAGGAATTCGCTGACGAAGGGGAAAACAAAGGCGACGAGATCATGCGCTCCGTTGAGCGGCAGTTCATGCTGCAAGTGGTAGACCGGCTCTGGATGGACCATATTGATGCGATTGACATCCTGCGCGCCGGCATTGGCCTGCGTGGGGTAGGGCAGCGCGATCCCAAAGTCGAGTTCCAGCGCGAAGCGTTCAAGATGTTTGATGATCTCAAGCTCGCCATCCAGCACGACATCGGCGATCAGATGATGCGCGTTCAGATTACGCGGAAAATTGAGGAGCAGCCCAGGCCCAGAGCTTTGCCACGCAATATGCGCACGAATCTGGAGCAGATCGCCGCCGCCAGCGGCCAGGCAAAATCAGACAGCGTGAGCGGCGTCCGCGCGCCGAAAATGCTCCCCCCGCCCTCTGGCAACGGGCATGGCAAAGTGAACGGGAACACGAAAGCAGGCCAGGCCACCAACGGCCACAAGGGCCAGGCTCCAGCCGCCGCAGCCCGCGCACAGGGGCCGCAGCCCAGGCCGAAGCAGCAGCCAACTTTTGCCGGAGCGCGCGGCCCACATCCCGCGCAAAAAGCCGGGGCCAGGCCAGCGGGCAAAGCTAACACGCCTCCCGTAGACCCGCGTCGCATTGGCCGCAACGATCCCTGCTATTGTGGCAGCGGCAAAAAATACAAGCTCTGTCATGGCAAGTGATTCATCGGGCAAACAATGAGCGCATTGCGCGTAGCGCCGCTGTCCCAGACGGACAGCGGGCGGCTCGGTTAAAGCTCACTCATGTTGTAAAAGCCCTTGCCGTTCTTCTTGCCATAGCGCCCGGCCAGCACCATCCGCTTGAGCAGCGGCGGTGGCGCGTAGATCGCGTCCTTGAACTCATCGTAGATGGCCTGGGCCGCGTAGAGCGTGGTATCCAGCCCCACGTAATCGAGCAGCTCAAACGGCCCCATTGGATAGCCGCAGCCCAGCTTCATACTGGTATCAATGTCCTCCATCGTCGCAAAGCCCTGCTCATACATGCGCACCGCCGCCAGCATGTAAGGAATCAGCAGAAAGTTGACGATGAAACCCGCGCGATCTTTGGCAACCACAGGCGTCTTGCCCAGCGAGCGAGCAAAGCCTTTCAGCATCTCAACCGTCTCTTCGCTGGTGGCAATCGTGCGCACCACTTCTACCAGCTTCATCACCGGCGCGGGATTAAAGAAGTGCAGGCCCGCAATCTTATCCTGGCGATTGGTCACAGCCGCCATCTCCGTGATCGTCAGTGAAGAGGTATTCGTAGCAATGATGGCTTCGGGCCGCAAGAGGCGATCAAGCTGGGGGAAGAGCTTGCGCTTCTCATCCATATTCTCGATAATCGCCTCGATCACCAGATCACAGTCGCGGAAATCTTCCAAGCTCAGCGTTCCGCGCAGGCGATCCCGCGCCTCCTGCGCCTGTCCCTCGCTCAACTTCTGCTTATCCACCAGCATACTCCATGCGCCATGAATGCGCGCCAGCCCTTTATCGAGCAGTTGCTGATTTACCTCATGCACCAGCGTCATGTAGCCCGACTGGGCACAGGTCTGGGCAATGCCGCTGCCCATCAAACCGCATCCCACGACCCCGACACGTTTAATCTCTATCGCCATCGTCGCCATCTCCTTCGTGCTGCGCCCTTGCCGTTTGGCCGGGTCGGCTTTCATCAGTATTGTATTCCTGGGCAAACTCCCGCCACTTCTGAAGCAGCGACTCAATCTTGGGCCGCCCATTGACCCGCCGTTCATCAGACGGACGCCAGGCGTCCTGTGTCGCTGTTGCCTCTTTGCGCAGCGCCCCCAGGAACGAGAAATAGCGTACCTCTTCGGGTAGAAAAAGCTGACCTTCTCCCACTCGTTGCTCAAAATAGAAATACTGGCCCTGCTGCGCGTGCCACTCGCGTAGATCCTCCTGGTTGGGAGCAGGATGGGGATGATATGCAGAGAGATCAAGTTGAATTGGCCCAAAGGGAAAACAATGCAGGTGCGCGTGATAAACCGTCTGACGAAAGATGCCATGCTCAAAAAAAACTGGCGGGCGATACGTCTGGCTCAAAAACTCGGCAACCCTGGCCTTCATCCACAAAAACTCCTCCTCCAGTTCCGGGATCAACGCGCCATAACAGCTATAATGCTCCTTCGGGACCAGCAGGATATGTCCCTCGATCAAGGGCGCGTGATCGGCAAGCAGAAAGAACGATTGGCTCTCAGTCAGGATATTATGGAGGTCTTGACGGACACAAAACGCACAATCTTCGCGGGGACGCGGTGCATCAAGCGCGGGTTGTTGCTCCAAACCCATGAATTGGTTCCTCGAAACGTGGCCTCTGCCCGCGCCTACCTGGATACATGGTTGCGCGGAACGCAGGGAGATTTCCGCTATCTCTTGTTAGTATACAAGGGGAAGCCGCATCAGTGCAACCGCCAGCGGAGTTGCACTGAAGCTGCCGGTGAAACAGCAAGGCAGGCGGCATCTTGACACCCATATCACAATAGCGTATTATACATGAGAGCCAGCCACCGTGACTCATCAACCTATTGGGGCGTGGCCAAGCGGTAAGGCAGCGGACTTTGGATCCGCGATCCCAGGTTCGAATCCTGGCGCCCCAGCCCCTACAGATTTTTCCTGGGCTATTTCCTGAGAGGCGCAACTGCGATCATGAGAGGATTTGCTGCACTGGTGCTGGCAGCCGGGAAAGGGACGCGAATGCGATCCCGGTTGCCCAAAGTGCTTCACCCCCTGGCCGGTCGCCCGCTTCTGGAGCATACGCTGACCGCTATAGAGGGATTGGCGACCAATTCTGAAACCTCTGCGCCCGGCGAAGCGTCAGATGACCCTCCGCCAATAGTAGTGGTTGTCAGTCAGGATGCTGACTCCATTCGCAGCGCCTTTGCTGGCCGCTGCCTCTTTGCCACCCAGAGCGCCCAACTTGGCACCGCCGACGCCGTACTGGCCGCACAACCAACGCTCTCCTCGCTCTCGCCATCGCCTGCGTATACGCTGATTCTGCCAGGCGACGCGCCGCTGCTGACCACAAAAATGCTGCGGTCATTGCTCGAAGCTTTTCGCCAGAGCGACAGCCCGCTCGCCCTTGTCAGCGCCCAGGCTCCAGACCCAACCGGCTACGGGCGCGTGGTCCGCGATGAGCGCGGGCGTATCTGTGCGGTTGTTGAGGAGAAGGACACCAGCGATTGGCAGCGCGCGATTACGGAAGTGAATACCTCGCACTATTGCATCAGGACCGACTGGCTCTGGGAACATCTGCCGCACGTCCAGCGTAACGCCATCAGCGGCGAGTACTATCTCGTCGATCTGGTCGAGATGGCAGCGAAGCAAGGCTATACCATCCCCACCGTCAGCGCGCCGCTGGATGAGGTGATGGGCGTCAATGATCGGGTACAGCTTGCCCAGGCAGAAAGCTTGGTGCGCCGCCGCATCCTGGAGCGGCTGATGCTGAGCGGTGTCACCATTATCGATCCCGCCAGCACGTTTATTGCCGCCAGTGTCAAGATCGGCCAGGATACTGTCATCCACCCCTTCACGACGATCAGCGGCAGCGCCACCATTGGCAGCGAGTGCGTCATTGGCCCGCACAGCGTCATCAGAGACAGCCAGATTGGTAATCAGTGTGAGATCGTTGGTTCCTGGCTGGAAGAGGCAACTCTGGAAGCAAACGTCCATGTTGGGCCGATGAGTCACCTCCGGCCAGGGGCGCATCTCGCCACCAATGTACATCTGGGGAATTACGCCGAGGTCAAAAAGTCTTTTATCGGCGCGGGTACGCAGATGCACCATTTCAGCTATATGGGCGATGCGACCGTTGGGGAAAACGTCAACATCGGCGCAGGGGCGATCACTTGCAATTATGACGGCACGCCGATTAAGAAGAAAACCTTGATTGAAGATGGCGCCTCCGTCGGCAGCGATACCTTGTTTATCGCTCCCGTCACTATGGGACAAGGCGCCACAACGGGCGCGGGCGCTGTCGTCAACCATGATGTCGCGCCAGGCACGCTCGTGGTTGGCATGCCTGCCCGCCCGATTCGTCGTGTACACACGAAGCAGGAAGGAGAATCAACGCCGCCGACTCCGCCCGACGCGCCAGCGCGTGGAGAGGGAGAGGAGTAAGCGATCTCTATGGATAGTAGTGGTTCATCTAGTCCGTTAGCACTTCTTTTTACTGTCTACAGCGCCCTGAGCGCCCATCACAGTCTGGCGCCCCTTGCGTCATTGGCCGCTTCCTCCCAGGATACCAGCGCAGCCATTTCCGGGTTTACTGCCGCCGAATGGTTCCAGCTTTTGGGGATCATCATCGCGCTGATCCTATCGGCCTGTTCATCAGCCGCCGAAACGGCGCTTACCTCGGTCAGCCGCATCAAAATCAAAAATATGGTGGCAGAGGGAGATATGACGGCCCAGAGGATTGAGCGGCTGCTGGCCGAACCCAACAAGTTCCTCACCACCATTCTGGTAGTAAACAACGTGGCGGTAATCGTGGCCGCGACGCTGGCAACGCTCCTGGCCCTCAGACTCTCCGCAAGCTGGGGGGAACTGCTCTCCACCCTCCTGATCGCGCTAATAGTGCTGATCTTCTGCGAGATTGCCCCCAAGACAGCCGCCATCCAGAACCCGGAGCGCTGGGCGCGGGTTCTGGTGAATCCTGTGCGCGGCGCGGCCTGGTTTCTATCTCCGGTCATCAGGTTTCTTGGCGCAATCACCTCGTCTCTGGTGCGCCTCTTTGGTGGGCGCGTCCGCCGACGTGGCCCCTTCGTCACCGAAGAAGAATTGCGCATGCTGGTGGCGGTGGGTGAAGAGGAAGGGGTTATCGAAGAAGAAGAGCGGGAGATGATTCACAGTATCTTCGAGTTAGGTGATCGCCCGGTGCGGGAAATCATGATACCGCGCATTGATATGGTCACGCTGGAGAGCGAAGACACGCTGGATGAGGCCGCCACACTTATCATGCAGGGTGGGCAATCGCGCATTCCGGTCTATGAAGATACCATTGATAATCTTATCGGTGTCCTCTACGCCAAAGACCTCCTACGCCACTTGCGTCAGGGCAACACCCAGGCAAAGGTACGCGATTTTGTGCGTCCGGCCTACTTTGTCCCTGAATCCAAGAAACTGGATGATCTGCTGCACGAGCTTCAGCATCAGCGCGTCCATATGGCGATTGTCGTTGATGAATATGGGTCCGTCGCCGGCCTTGTGACCATTGAAGACCTTGTAGAAGAGATTATTGGCGACATTCAGGACGAGTACGATAAAGAAGAGATTCTCTACGAGAGAATTGGTGATAACGAATATATCATTGATGCTAAGATCAGCATTGATGATTTCAATGAGGTTCTCGATACAAGGCTCACGGATGAAGATTACGATACACTGGGCGGCTTTGTCTATGCTCAACTGGATAAAGTACCCAGCGTAGGCGATGAGGTCTCATACCGAAACCTCGCCATGACGGTCCTTTCAACCAGGGGAAGACGTATCACCAAAGTGAAAGTCATCCGCCACGTAGAGGACCATCATCAGGCAGGCGAGGATGAGGCCGCAGCGCCGCCGCAGCACACAAACAACGGCACACCTCCCAACAACCGCAGTCACGCCGAGCGCGCCAGCACAGGCCACCAGCTAAGCGAATGAGCGCCCACATCTGCCTGGACAGGCTATGCTACAATACTACACAGAATGAAGCGTACTTTTAAGGAAGGACGAACAGTGATTACACTCTGCGATGCCAATGGCGGGCTGAGCCAGACTCAGCGCGCTCTGGCAGAAAGCGAGGGACGTTGGCCGCGCATCTGCGCCCTAGCCCGTGAAACCGAGCGGCAAAGCGAGGTGGGCCATGTGCTTTAGAGTTGCCATGCTCAGCCTGCATACCTCGCCGCTGGCGCCGCTTGGCAAGAGCGTAGAAGCCGGAGGCATGAACGTCTACGTTCGAGAATTGGCCCGCGAACTGGGCAAACGTGGTCTCATGGTTGATATTTTTACCCGCTGGACTGACCCGACTACTCCTCGCATCCTCCCCCTCAACGAACACGTTCGCGTGATACACATCAAGGCTGGCCCCATCGCCAGGCTCCCTAAAAACGACCTCTTCCAGCATATCCCAGAATTTGTGCGCCGGGTACAGCAGTTCGCCGAATGCGAGCGGCACGCCTATGACGTGATCCACAGCCATTATTGGCTTTCCGGCGTGGCCGGGATGCAGCTTGCCAAAACCTGGGACATTCCGCATATGACCATGTTCCACACCCTGGCGCGCTTGAAACAGCAGGCGCGCCCGGACGAACGGGAAACGCCCCTGCGCCTTGAATATGAAGGACGCATCATCGCCAGCGCAGACCGGATCGCCGTCGCCACGCCACACGAGCGCGATCAGATTGCGCGTATCTATGGTATCTGCCCGCAGCGGATGACCATCGTTCCCTGTGGGGTGGACCTGCGCCACTTCCAACCCCAGGACCGCCAGCAGGCCAGAGCCTCCCTGGGACTCAATGGTCAGCCAACGCTTTTATTTGTTGGGCGACCCGATCCGCTGAAGGGCGGCGAGATGCTCATTCAAGCAGCAGGGCTGCTGCAACAACCGGCAACAGTGGTCCTGGTTGGCGGCAACCTGGAGGACGACCCTGAATTAGACCGGCTGCGCGTGGTTGCCCGCGCGCAAGGCGTGGAAGCAGAGGTTCGCTTTCAAGGCGCTATCCCCCAGGAAGAACTGCCGCGCTTTTATAGCGCCGCCGATCTGCTGATTGTGCCATCCTATTATGAAAGTTTCGGCCTGGTTGCCGTAGAGAGCCTGGCCTGTGGAACCCCTGTCATCGCTACTAAAGTTGGGGGATTGCCTTATATCGTGCGCGATGGTGAGAACGGCTTCCTCATCCCCTGGCGCTGCGCTGGCCTCCTGGCCGAAAAGATCGACGCAGTGCTCAGCGATACCGACCTGCTCGAAGAACTGCGCGCCAGGGCGCGCTCATCAGTAATACGCTATAGCTGGCGCACTGTAGCCGCGCAGATTCGCCAGGTCTATGACCATCTGACTGTCGAGCGCCGTTCTGTCGGAGCCTGCTCATGCTTTTAGGAGACAGATAGTCGAGATGGGGAGCGTGGCAGGCTGATTTGTAAGTTTGGCCTACCACGCTCCCCCTTGATGCTGCCCTTAAGCGGCTCCAAGCAAGCTGGCAATGTCAAGGAAGTTGGCAGATCCCAGGCCAGTCGTGTAATCCCATCCCGATCCAGCTTTATAAAACAGGTTATCACCCTGCGTAATATCGTGGAATGGATGGTACTTACCGGGATGGTTTGCAATTTGATAGAAGGTAGGCACACCACCCAGGAACCCTTTCCCTTGCTTTTGGAGCGCCTGGTTCACCAACGCAGCCCCGGCTGCCCACATGGGCGCTGATGCGCTGGTCCCGCCAACTGGTTGCCAGAAACTCTGATAATAGATAGAAATATTGTCGGCAACCGCAGCCACATCGGGTACCTGGCGATTCTTGTTCGAGAATTGATTTTGTACCCCAGGGCCAGTTTGCCAGATCGGGCGGGCGAACTCCTTATTCTTGCTCAGGCCGCCGCCTGTACCCCAGGTATTCTGGCAGCGCTTTTTGTCGGGGTTGGATTGCGACCAGGCGATCTCGCTATTCCCCAGAAAGCTTGTGCCACCAACGCCAATGGCCCAAGGGGCGCTCGCCGGAAAGCTCACCGCAAGCTGTCCAAACACGCCATCGGTAAAAGCAGCGCAGTCGCCGCTGGCGATAAACACGCTGATGCCCTCAACTGCCAGCAATTCAAGCGTATCGTTGAATTGCGACATATACGCCGCATCGAACTGGTCCTCTCCCGCGCCATAGCTCACGCTGACCACCTGCACCTGATCGTCGGCGGCTATTTTATTGAGGACTTCAATAAAGCCCACGTTATCAGACAGCGGAGACTGATAATCCAGAATCTCCGCTTCGGGGGCCAGCCCGGCAATTATTTCCAGGTCCAGCGTTGCCTCGCCTGCGCCAGAGCCAGGAGGCAATGGGCTACCAACCTGAATATTGCGCAGGTGGAGCTGCGCGCCATTACACGCCGCATAATTAGCGACATCGTTGCGACTATACGGGTCGTCAAGTTCCACCACGCCAATCTTCATTCCCTGGCCCTGGAAGCCCTGTTTATACAACTGATCGAGCGCGTAGGCGCGCGCAATCCGGTCGCGCGTCACTCCGCCCAGGACGCCATAGAGCGTGCAATCGCCAGCAGCGGGCTGCTGATCGGCCCTGGGGATAATTCTGCCCGGAGTGTTCATCAGTTGAAGGGGGGTGCGCGTGATTTGCGTAAAATTACTCAAGCCAGTAATCGAGGTA encodes the following:
- a CDS encoding S53 family peptidase, which codes for MAPLLAALLVLNAGGDMSSPTKPGRAVRAIPALSGLPLAALQGKLAGMLSPDATLTLNIGLPIDHQKLDQVVQEVYDPSSPNYGHYLTPAQIARQFGASDETIQKVSGWLTSQGFQVVDTSPLHTSLVVQANVSQITKAFQILLQVRSLDGRTFFGPGGAPTLPSAIAPLITSITGLSNFTQITRTPLQLMNTPGRIIPRADQQPAAGDCTLYGVLGGVTRDRIARAYALDQLYKQGFQGQGMKIGVVELDDPYSRNDVANYAACNGAQLHLRNIQVGSPLPPGSGAGEATLDLEIIAGLAPEAEILDYQSPLSDNVGFIEVLNKIAADDQVQVVSVSYGAGEDQFDAAYMSQFNDTLELLAVEGISVFIASGDCAAFTDGVFGQLAVSFPASAPWAIGVGGTSFLGNSEIAWSQSNPDKKRCQNTWGTGGGLSKNKEFARPIWQTGPGVQNQFSNKNRQVPDVAAVADNISIYYQSFWQPVGGTSASAPMWAAGAALVNQALQKQGKGFLGGVPTFYQIANHPGKYHPFHDITQGDNLFYKAGSGWDYTTGLGSANFLDIASLLGAA
- a CDS encoding glycosyltransferase — encoded protein: MCFRVAMLSLHTSPLAPLGKSVEAGGMNVYVRELARELGKRGLMVDIFTRWTDPTTPRILPLNEHVRVIHIKAGPIARLPKNDLFQHIPEFVRRVQQFAECERHAYDVIHSHYWLSGVAGMQLAKTWDIPHMTMFHTLARLKQQARPDERETPLRLEYEGRIIASADRIAVATPHERDQIARIYGICPQRMTIVPCGVDLRHFQPQDRQQARASLGLNGQPTLLFVGRPDPLKGGEMLIQAAGLLQQPATVVLVGGNLEDDPELDRLRVVARAQGVEAEVRFQGAIPQEELPRFYSAADLLIVPSYYESFGLVAVESLACGTPVIATKVGGLPYIVRDGENGFLIPWRCAGLLAEKIDAVLSDTDLLEELRARARSSVIRYSWRTVAAQIRQVYDHLTVERRSVGACSCF
- the glmU gene encoding bifunctional UDP-N-acetylglucosamine diphosphorylase/glucosamine-1-phosphate N-acetyltransferase GlmU — translated: MRGFAALVLAAGKGTRMRSRLPKVLHPLAGRPLLEHTLTAIEGLATNSETSAPGEASDDPPPIVVVVSQDADSIRSAFAGRCLFATQSAQLGTADAVLAAQPTLSSLSPSPAYTLILPGDAPLLTTKMLRSLLEAFRQSDSPLALVSAQAPDPTGYGRVVRDERGRICAVVEEKDTSDWQRAITEVNTSHYCIRTDWLWEHLPHVQRNAISGEYYLVDLVEMAAKQGYTIPTVSAPLDEVMGVNDRVQLAQAESLVRRRILERLMLSGVTIIDPASTFIAASVKIGQDTVIHPFTTISGSATIGSECVIGPHSVIRDSQIGNQCEIVGSWLEEATLEANVHVGPMSHLRPGAHLATNVHLGNYAEVKKSFIGAGTQMHHFSYMGDATVGENVNIGAGAITCNYDGTPIKKKTLIEDGASVGSDTLFIAPVTMGQGATTGAGAVVNHDVAPGTLVVGMPARPIRRVHTKQEGESTPPTPPDAPARGEGEE
- a CDS encoding hemolysin family protein, with amino-acid sequence MDSSGSSSPLALLFTVYSALSAHHSLAPLASLAASSQDTSAAISGFTAAEWFQLLGIIIALILSACSSAAETALTSVSRIKIKNMVAEGDMTAQRIERLLAEPNKFLTTILVVNNVAVIVAATLATLLALRLSASWGELLSTLLIALIVLIFCEIAPKTAAIQNPERWARVLVNPVRGAAWFLSPVIRFLGAITSSLVRLFGGRVRRRGPFVTEEELRMLVAVGEEEGVIEEEEREMIHSIFELGDRPVREIMIPRIDMVTLESEDTLDEAATLIMQGGQSRIPVYEDTIDNLIGVLYAKDLLRHLRQGNTQAKVRDFVRPAYFVPESKKLDDLLHELQHQRVHMAIVVDEYGSVAGLVTIEDLVEEIIGDIQDEYDKEEILYERIGDNEYIIDAKISIDDFNEVLDTRLTDEDYDTLGGFVYAQLDKVPSVGDEVSYRNLAMTVLSTRGRRITKVKVIRHVEDHHQAGEDEAAAPPQHTNNGTPPNNRSHAERASTGHQLSE